A genomic stretch from Malus domestica chromosome 15, GDT2T_hap1 includes:
- the LOC103450577 gene encoding uncharacterized protein, which produces MMNYENYDPSYPDQPVVDLYFPVWASLPAFRSKPAFVWVEDGSANEATSTLTYGQMNDSVQCIASQLLIPLQRGDAVVILCSPGLELVETIFGCQRAGLLSVPVSPPDPSFTNQNFHHLIRALSQTKPKAALAHSTYITRIQHYISLPSSDKDLVQRLKNLRWIAIDDIKTKDTTLQHSPYNGCRAEDLYLVQYTSGATGIPKPVLVTAGSAAHNVRTARKAYDLHPNSVIVSWLPQYHDCGLMFLLLTIVSGATCVLTSPGAFVNRPRLWLELISNFNATCTPVPSFTLPLVVKRGGVDKGTSPINLWSMKNLIIINEPIYRDAVEQFVDVFKPYGLNPSSISPSYGLAENCTFVSTAWRSDTPLPSHNKLLPSARLNENDDQLEDMNIVVVNEETHEAVEDGIEGEIWVSSPSNASGYLAHPNLTREVYYGRLKNKLSRPFLRTGDRGVVKGEDRYLFVMGRCVDVIRLPNDDVGMEIHPHYVETVAYNSNPGFLRGGCLAAFEVSNTVVVVAETQRMEKNIGVLRKICDGVRNGVVMEEGVEVGTVVLVRSGCVPKTTSGKIQRWAAKDKLVGGKMGVLMEVRFGDYGGSVSSLGAEVGESEGRGGERGGGEGWGKVVVGEEREEIFLSFSSNASIRPPLQSFL; this is translated from the coding sequence ATGATGAACTATGAGAATTATGACCCTTCCTATCCTGACCAGCCTGTGGTGGATCTCTACTTTCCGGTATGGGCTAGCCTCCCTGCCTTCCGGTCCAAGCCGGCCTTCGTTTGGGTTGAAGATGGCTCAGCCAATGAGGCCACTTCAACCCTAACATATGGCCAGATGAATGACTCAGTGCAATGCATTGCTTCTCAACTGCTCATCCCACTCCAAAGAGGTGACGCCGTTGTCATCCTATGCTCGCCAGGCCTCGAGCTCGTTGAGACCATTTTCGGGTGCCAACGAGCCGGCCTTTTGAGCGTGCCTGTTTCCCCGCCCGACCCTTCTTTCACTAACCAGAACTTCCACCACCTTATAAGAGCCCTCTCCCAAACAAAGCCTAAAGCTGCCCTAGCTCATTCTACTTACATCACAAGAATTCAGCATTACATATCTTTGCCATCCTCCGATAAAGATCTTGTCCAAAGATTGAAAAATCTTCGATGGATCGCCATAGACGACATCAAAACTAAAGATACAACGTTACAACATTCACCATACAATGGCTGCAGAGCAGAGGACTTGTATTTGGTTCAATACACTTCAGGTGCAACTGGGATCCCAAAGCCGGTGCTTGTCACGGCAGGATCAGCTGCACATAACGTTAGGACAGCGAGAAAGGCCTATGATCTTCACCCGAACAGCGTGATCGTGTCCTGGCTGCCGCAGTACCACGATTGCGGCCTAATGTTTCTGTTGCTAACAATTGTGTCCGGAGCCACATGTGTCTTGACATCGCCCGGCGCATTTGTTAACAGGCCACGGCTTTGGCTCGAGCTTATTTCGAACTTCAACGCCACTTGCACTCCAGTTCCGTCGTTCACATTGCCGCTCGTTGTCAAACGCGGAGGGGTTGACAAAGGAACTTCACCTATAAATCTATGGAGTATGAAAAATCTTATCATTATCAACGAGCCTATTTACCGCGACGCGGTCGAGCAATTTGTCGATGTGTTTAAGCCTTATGGATTAAACCCGTCATCAATTTCTCCATCATATGGCTTGGCAGAGAATTGCACGTTTGTTTCAACTGCGTGGCGATCAGACACGCCATTGCCATCCCACAACAAGCTCCTGCCGAGCGCAAGGCTCAACGAAAATGACGACCAGTTGGAGGACATGAACATTGTGGTAGTAAACGAAGAGACACACGAGGCAGTCGAGGATGGGATCGAAGGAGAGATTTGGGTTTCGTCTCCGAGCAATGCGTCTGGTTACTTAGCCCACCCAAATTTAACTCGTGAAGTTTATTACGGAAGACTTAAGAACAAGTTGAGTCGGCCATTTCTTCGAACTGGCGATAGGGGTGTCGTGAAAGGAGAAGATCGGTATCTTTTCGTGATGGGCCGATGCGTAGACGTGATCAGACTCCCAAACGACGACGTGGGGATGGAAATCCACCCTCATTACGTAGAGACGGTGGCGTATAACAGCAACCCGGGATTTCTGAGAGGTGGGTGTTTGGCGGCGTTTGAGGTTTCGAACACCGTTGTGGTGGTTGCGGAGACGCAGAGGATGGAGAAAAACATTGGAGTTTTGAGGAAAATATGTGACGGAGTGAGAAACGGTGTGGTTATGGAAGAGGGAGTGGAAGTTGGGACGGTGGTTCTGGTGAGAAGTGGGTGTGTGCCTAAAACGACGTCGGGTAAAATACAGAGATGGGCAGCTAAAGATAAGCTGGTTGGCGGGAAAATGGGAGTTTTGATGGAGGTGAGGTTTGGGGATTACGGTGGCTCTGTCTCAAGTTTGGGGGCTGAAGTTGGTGAGAGTGAGGGGAGAGGTGGCGAGAGAGGAGGAGGGGAAGGGTGGGGAAAAGTAGTGGTGggtgaagagagagaagagatctTTCTTTCGTTCTCATCAAATGCTTCAATTCGTCCCCCGTTGCAATCTTTTCTGTGA
- the LOC103450474 gene encoding protein RADIALIS-like 6 — translation MASVSSSRNHSSSWTPKQNKLFEKALAVYDKDTQDRWHNVAKAVDGKTVEEVKRHYEILVHDLMHIESGQVPIPNYKATGSSSSSNGSNRGLGDEQRLMKNLKI, via the exons ATGGCATCGGTTTCTTCCTCGAGGAATCACAGCTCCTCGTGGACGCCGAAGCAGAACAAGTTGTTCGAGAAGGCGCTGGCCGTGTACGACAAGGACACGCAGGACCGCTGGCACAATGTGGCCAAGGCCGTGGACGGAAAAACTGTGGAGGAAGTGAAGAGGCACTATGAGATTCTGGTGCATGATCTCATGCACATAGAATCCGGCCAAGTCCCTATACCGAATTATAAGGCCACcggaagcagcagcagcagcaacggCAGCAACAGAGGATTGGGTGATGAGCAGAG GCTAATGAAAAATCTGAAGATCTGA
- the LOC103420943 gene encoding zinc-finger homeodomain protein 2-like has protein sequence MDFRAQDNEMRTSGSLSYAHLSAKESSPSSAAAAPAADHQQKRRLGIHNGTGSYGSATAPHHQHQTLDNHNPAALPLQPLIRDPDPDRALSGTPVAPHGARLSGSGGGGGPKSLGKVVRYRECLKNHAANIGGNVFDGCGEFMPSGEEGTLEALKCAACDCHRNFHRKEVDGETAAFSPGSRRSSIMLTPLQLPPPLPSPSSALHHHHHHHQKYSMPPIVQPVNMAFGSGGGGTESSSEDLNAFEGGAVPPFALSKKRFRTKFTVEQKERMMEFAERVGWRIQKQDEEEVERFCAEVGVKRQVLRVWMHNNKNTIKKQGDVTATTNAIATGLSFDNVEGEGGEGAAAAED, from the coding sequence atggattttagAGCTCAAGATAACGAAATGAGGACGTCAGGCTCGCTAAGCTATGCTCATTTAAGTGCCAAAGAGTCATCGCCGTCGTCAGCGGCAGCAGCACCAGCAGCAGATCACCAGCAAAAGAGAAGACTTGGGATTCACAATGGCACTGGAAGTTACGGTTCTGCCACTGCTCCTCATCACCAGCACCAAACCCTAGACAACCACAACCCAGCTGCTCTCCCGTTGCAGCCGTTGATCCGCGACCCAGATCCGGATCGTGCCCTATCCGGCACCCCGGTGGCCCCACACGGAGCCAGACTCAGtggcagtggtggtggtggtgggccCAAGTCTTTGGGAAAAGTTGTTAGGTACAGAGAGTGCCTCAAGAACCACGCGGCGAACATTGGTGGTAATGTGTTCGACGGCTGCGGAGAGTTCATGCCGAGCGGCGAAGAGGGGACGCTGGAGGCTTTGAAATGCGCCGCGTGCGACTGCCACCGCAACTTCCACCGCAAGGAGGTGGACGGGGAGACGGCGGCTTTCAGTCCCGGGTCGAGAAGGTCGAGCATAATGCTGACTCCACTTCAACTTCCGCCGCCGCTGCCTTCGCCTTCCTCGGCTTTgcaccatcatcatcaccaccatCAGAAGTACTCGATGCCTCCGATTGTTCAGCCGGTGAACATGGCGTTCGGTAGCGGCGGAGGAGGGACGGAGAGTTCGAGCGAGGATCTGAATGCTTTTGAGGGTGGAGCGGTGCCGCCGTTTGCTTTGTCGAAGAAGCGGTTTCGAACAAAGTTTACGGTGGAGCAGAAGGAGAGAATGATGGAGTTTGCGGAGAGGGTTGGGTGGAGAATTCAGAAGCAGGAtgaggaggaggtggagaggTTTTGTGCGGAGGTGGGAGTGAAGAGGCAGGTGCTTAGGGTTTGGATgcacaacaacaaaaacaccATTAAGAAGCAGGGTGACGTCACTGCTACTACTAATGCCATTGCTACAGGTCTGTCTTTTGACAATGTGGAGGGAGAAGGTGGGGAGGGAGCGGCAGCAGCTGAAGATTAA